CGTCACAATTCGCGAAAGCGTCCTTTCGTCCACCTTCACAGAAACCTTGTACTCGCCATCACCCGAAATAGCAAGCGTTTCAAGCGTTTCGCCATCAAGCAGTTTCCCATCCTTGTACCACTGGTAACCAAAGCCCTTCGGAGCTTTGAGCGTTGAGCCATCCTGCGTTACAAGCAACGTATCCATCTGCAAATGCGCATACACAATTTCAGCCAAGTGCTTTGCGCCCTCAACAGACGGATGCACCATATCTTCCAAATACCAGCTCGGATTTTCAAGGGCGCTAAAACGTGAATGCAAGTCAATCACGTTCACACCCTTTTCAAGCCCAGCCCGCAAAATAGCCGGATTCACGCGCTTTACGACAGCCGTATCAAGGATATTCCATTCAACGTTGTTCACATAAGGCGCCAAGCAAATAAAAACATGCGGTTTCGACTTCACCTGGAACGTGTCAATCAGCGCTTCAAAATCCGCCGTAATCGCAGAGTCCACCGCCGCATCCTGCTCCGGAGTATTCCAAGTCGTGTACGATTTCGAATCGTTCGTTCCCAGCTCGATGATAACCGTATCTGCAGCGAATTCTATCGCCGGCGCAAAGCGGTAACCTTTCCAGTAAGAAGCCTGATCGTCCTTGCGGACCGTAAGCCCGCTCACGCCAAAATTTTCGACCGTATCGCTCGGCGCATTTTCGCGAAGCATCCCCTGCAAATGATGCGGATAACTCGTCTGATCGGGCCAGGACTCAATCCCGTAACCATACGTGATGCTATTGCCAACGCAAGCGACCTTGCCCGCCGCAAACGCCGATGCCACCATAGCTGACGACACAGCAGCCGCAGCCAAAACAATCTTCCCAAACATATTCATAACCATGAGGTAAATATAATCAAGAAAGAGGGATGACGAGATAAGAAACTGCTATGGTTATGCTGCAATAGTAAAATCGTCGATTCAAAACACGATCTCTGGAGGACCGATCTCTTCTGGTGCACAAGCAGATCCAGAACGAACACATGCTAGATAAAAGCCAGCGTCATCCAAAACGCGCTTGCGGTTATATTCAAAGTGGACACTCTGAATCGATCTCTGCATAAACGACGCGTAATCTTCAACAGCCTGGTGAACCTTGTCGAATGTCGGGCGCAAAGCTTTACGCTTGCTTTCCACACGTGGAGTCGGCAACTGGCGAGCTAGATCCAATGCCAGAACCTGAACGGAGTCGAACTGGCTCTGCATTGCATCGTATGCCTGACGAGCACTATCGCGAGAAGCAACAGACACCATCGGCTTTTCCGTGCGTTTTTCAGCTTCGCTCAAAGGTTCGATAGCGTTCCGCCAGTCTTCCTTTATGTAGTAGCAGAAGCCAATCACGAAATACGCTTCGGAAGCGATGAATGATTCCGGAAAGTTGTTGATGATCCACTTTGCCACTTTCATAGCGTCATCCAGTTTGCGAGCCTTGAGAAAGCACCATGCAATACCGAGCATAGCCTCGTCGAACACCGGAGAATCCTTCTGCACCTGGACATACATCTGAGCAGCCGCAACGAAGTCCGGCTTTTCAACAGAGAAGAATATGTGGCCGAGCTTGACCTTAGCAGCATTCTGAATGTCGCGTTCGGATTTGTTGGAAACCGGCTGTTCCGTAATAGCACGGAAGCTGTTTTCAGCTTCGTCAGCCATGTTCATACGACTGTAAGCAAAGCCCATGGTATAGCGAGCATAGAAATAATTGGCGTTACCCGGAAGAATGGAGGAGAGCAGGTCAATGGATTCCTGATAGAGGCCCTGTTCGAACTTGATCTGGCCAGCAATGTAGTCAGCGTCAATCTTCGCATCGCTTTTGCCGAAATTCTTGGCAATGAATTGATACTTGTCCATACCTTCCTTGTACTTGCCTTCCTTATAGTCGATGTTCATCAACTGGAAGTGGTACTTGGCAAGTTGATCGCTCTGCGGATAACGCTTGATAGCGTCTTCATAGACAGACTTAGCAGCCTTGTGCATACGGAGGTTTTCGAAGGACTTTGCCATGTAGAAAGCAGCCTCGTCCGCCAAGCGGAATGATGGGTACTTGGTCTGGATTTTACCAAAAGCGTATACGGCATCCAAGAACCGACGGTTCAAGAAAAGACGCTTAGCGGCGCGGTAGTCGTCGAGCGGACCCGTTTCAAATAATCCTGCCGAGTTCTCGTACATCCAGGTGCTACTACCATATTCGGGAGACCACTCATCCTGCTGATACTGATTCGGCGTGTCGGTGGCCTTTGCAAACAAAGAAGTGCAGGCTACAGCAAGTCCGATAGCGGACGCCTTGATGAAACTAGTACGCAACGTCATTTTATCTACGCTTAAAAAACTCTTCAAAAAACAGCTTCTTCAATATACTTCATTTTGAGAGGGATTTACAAGCGATGGGGCGTTTCCCACAAAAAAACTCAAAATTTTTATATCTTTTCGCCCCTCCTAGTTGAACTATAAAGA
This is a stretch of genomic DNA from Fibrobacter sp. UWB13. It encodes these proteins:
- a CDS encoding GDSL-type esterase/lipase family protein — translated: MVMNMFGKIVLAAAAVSSAMVASAFAAGKVACVGNSITYGYGIESWPDQTSYPHHLQGMLRENAPSDTVENFGVSGLTVRKDDQASYWKGYRFAPAIEFAADTVIIELGTNDSKSYTTWNTPEQDAAVDSAITADFEALIDTFQVKSKPHVFICLAPYVNNVEWNILDTAVVKRVNPAILRAGLEKGVNVIDLHSRFSALENPSWYLEDMVHPSVEGAKHLAEIVYAHLQMDTLLVTQDGSTLKAPKGFGYQWYKDGKLLDGETLETLAISGDGEYKVSVKVDERTLSRIVTAPLKVEKTTALKPGARVVRENSAGAANMAKSVQRFDAQGRALNARGPSHQKIYTKR
- a CDS encoding tetratricopeptide repeat protein — encoded protein: MTLRTSFIKASAIGLAVACTSLFAKATDTPNQYQQDEWSPEYGSSTWMYENSAGLFETGPLDDYRAAKRLFLNRRFLDAVYAFGKIQTKYPSFRLADEAAFYMAKSFENLRMHKAAKSVYEDAIKRYPQSDQLAKYHFQLMNIDYKEGKYKEGMDKYQFIAKNFGKSDAKIDADYIAGQIKFEQGLYQESIDLLSSILPGNANYFYARYTMGFAYSRMNMADEAENSFRAITEQPVSNKSERDIQNAAKVKLGHIFFSVEKPDFVAAAQMYVQVQKDSPVFDEAMLGIAWCFLKARKLDDAMKVAKWIINNFPESFIASEAYFVIGFCYYIKEDWRNAIEPLSEAEKRTEKPMVSVASRDSARQAYDAMQSQFDSVQVLALDLARQLPTPRVESKRKALRPTFDKVHQAVEDYASFMQRSIQSVHFEYNRKRVLDDAGFYLACVRSGSACAPEEIGPPEIVF